Below is a genomic region from Bacillus mycoides.
TATCCATCTTTTCAATATGGGAACCTCCTTTATAATGCTGTTGTAACACATTGTACAAGAAAAGTAAGCGAAACGCCAGTTTACAATGTTTTTTAGAAGTGGTACGATGAAACGGGTAAAGAAGGATATGAAGGAGTCGACACAAAATGAAGTTAAAGATGCATCGTCCAGCGCTTGTAATGAATCGCATAGGTGCTTCCCTTATTGACATGTTTTTAATCTCGGTTACGTACGGTGCAGTAGTAGCTATTATTACAGGAAACTATAGTGCTATTTTTAATCGTTTTAATATAAGTTTAGGTGACTATAGATATGACCTTACACTTGTTTTCGTATTAATGGCTATAAATTTTATTCTGTTACCTTTTCTTTGGAACGGTTCTACACTTGGTAAAAAGGTAACAAGAACAAAAATAATCTCGTTAACAAGTGAAAAACTAACGTTACAAACATTAATAATACGATTTTTGGTATTATTATTACCAAGCATATTATTACTTGGAGTTCCATTAATATGCAATGTATATATGATGTTATTCCGCAAAGATAATTGTGGCTTCCATGATTTAATTGCAAAGACAAAAGTGATGAGTCTTGTATAATTAATATTTAGAGTATACGTGCTACTAATGAAATAAGACTTTTTATTGTTTGTATATAAAAAGTCTTATTTTTAATTTCATGAAAAATTCCATAAATGGAATTGATATAGGGCGGATATTTCCTATATAATACCCTCCATATTATTGATGGATGTTTAAAGAAGCTGTAGCTAATTCAAACATCCTATTTTCGTTTTGAATAGATTGAAAATTGAGAGAATGATATAATGGGTATAAATAATATCGTTATATAACAAAGGGGGATTTGGAATGACTGGAGGTAGCTTAATATTTTGGGGAATTCTTATTTTTATTGGTTTAACCTTCGATCAATATAATAGTAAGAAAAAAAAAGAAATAAAAAAGTAATCGCTTACAAGCTGTAGCGTGAACTTTTCCTGCTTGCAGACTAATCTAATAAAGGAGTATACTGAATGACGGTAAGACTTATAGAAGGGGTAATGAAAATGAAGCTTGCAGGAAAGGTTGCCATTGTAACTGGTGGTGGCATCGGTATTGGACGTAGTACAGCTCTTTTGTTGGCTAAGCAAGGCGCAAAAGTAATTGTGACGGACATTGATCAAGAAAGTGGACAAGCAACAGCCGAGGAAATTACGGATTTAGGCGGAGAAGCACTTTTTGTATCCTACGATATGGGGAAACAAGGAGATTGGCAACGTGTTATTAGTTTTGCTATGGAGGCATATAGTCGTATTGATATGCTTTTTCAAAATGCTGGTCTATATAAAATAGATTCTATTTTTTCTCGCCAACAAGAGAACGATTCCAATGTACTTTGTATTAATGACGTTTGGATAGAGATAAAACAATTAACGTCATCTTTTATGAAACAGCAAGAAGAAGTGGTGCTTAGTGATTTACCTGTTTTTGGTATTATTAGCACGAGAGGACAATCATTTCATACAATAGAAGCCCTAGTATAATAATGGAAAACCGCCCCCAGTATATATGTGGACGGTTTTTTTGTATGTTCTATTATAGAACTTTATTTTTTAACGAATACGTTGTTCGGTTTGGCTATCAAAGAAATGTGCTTTATTCATATCAAAAGCAAGTTTAATTTGGTCACCAGGTGAAAAAGTATGTCTTGCATCAACACGTGCTGCAAAATCTTGATTTCCAAGTTTCATATATAAAATGGATTCAGCCCCTAACAACTCTGCAACTTCAATTTTTGTTGTGAAAGTAGTAGATTGTGAAGCTTCTAAAAATAATAGTTCATCATGAATATCTTCAGGACGAATACCTAAAACAATTTCTTTATTTACATAGCCTTGTTCGCGTAATAACTTCATTTTTCCTTCAGATACTTTAAACTTTAGTGAACTGTCTATAACGAAATCGGTTTCAGTTAATTTTCCATGGAAGAAATTCATTGCGGGTGAACCGATAAAACCACCAACGAAAATATTTTCAGGTGTTTCATATACTTCTTTTGGAGTTCCAATTTGTTGGATTTTGCCGTCTTTCATAACAACAAGGCGTGAAGCCATTGTCATTGCCTCAGTTTGATCATGTGTTACATAAATTGTCGTTGTGCCAAGGCGGTGGTGTAATTTAGAAATTTCTGATCGCATTGCAACACGTAGTTTAGCGTCTAAGTTTGATAATGGTTCATCCATTAAGAAGACTTTTGCGTCTCGAACAATTGCTCTACCTAATGCAACACGTTGACGTTGTCCACCTGATAAAGCTTTCGGTTTTCTATCTAAATATTGTTCAAGCCCTAAAATTTGAGCTGCATGTTTCACTCGACGGTCGATTTCATCTTTCGGTATTTTTCGAAGTTTTAATCCAAATGCCATATTATCATACACACTCATATGTGGATAAAGAGCGTAGTTTTGGAAGACCATTGCGATATCTCGATCTTTTGGAGGAACATCGTTCATTAGCTTACCATCAATTGAAAATTCTCCTTTTGAAATATCTTCAAGTCCAGCTACCATTCGTAGTGTTGTAGATTTTCCGCATCCAGAAGGACCAACGAATACGATAAATTCTTTATCTTGAATGTGTAAGTTAAAATCTGTTACGGCTGTTACGTTATTATCATATATTTTATAAATATTTTCTAATTTAAGTTCTGCCATGATATTTCCCCCTAGAAAGTTTATGCAAACGTTTTCTTTGGATTTATTATAAACGAATAGATTCAAAAAAGAAATAAAAACACTATAAAAAAATAAAACGTTTTCATTATCCCTATGAATATATAATAAGTTCCACATGTTTTATTAGAAAAAGAAAATAAATATTGTAAGCGCTATTTTAAATTTGGATAGAATCTGTTATCATTCAGTAATGAAAACGTTTGCGCCTTAAAAAAAGAAAAAAGAATCAATAGTATAGATGAAATGGGGTAGCATAATGGGAAAACAATGGTGGAAAGAAAGTGTAGTATATCAAATTTATCCTCGTAGTTTTATGGATAGTAATGGTGATGGTATAGGTGATCTTCGTGGTATTCTTGCGAAGCTAGACTACTTAAAAGAATTAGGTATTGATGTAATTTGGTTATCACCAGTCTATGAATCTCCAAACGATGATAATGGTTACGATATAAGTGATTATTGTAAAATTATGAACGAGTTCGGAACAATGGAAGATTGGGATGAACTATTACATGAAATGCATAAACGTAATATGAAACTTATGATGGACTTAGTTGTTAATCATACTTCAGATGAACATAATTGGTTTATTGAATCATGTAAATCGAAAGATAATAAATATAGAGACTATTATATATGGCGCCCTGGAAAAGAAGGGAAAGAGCCGAATAACTGGGGAGCAGCATTTAGTGGATCTGCATGGCAATATGATGAAATGACAGATGAATATTATTTGCATCTGTTTTCTAAAAAACAGCCAGATTTAAACTGGGATAATGAAAAGGTAAGACAAGATGTTTATGACATGATGAAGTTTTGGTTAGAAAAAGGAATTGATGGGTTCCGTATGGATGTTATTAATTTTATTTCTAAAGAAGATGGCTTACCATCTGTTGAAACGGATGAAGAAGGATATGTTTCAGGGCATAAACATTTTATGAACGGTCCGAATATTCATAAGTATTTGCATGAAATGAATGAAGACGTATTGTCTCAGTATGACATTATGACGGTTGGGGAAATGCCTGGTGTAACGACAGAAGAGGCTAAATTGTATACAGGGGAAGCTAGAAAAGAACTGCAAATGGTATTCCAATTTGAACATATGGATTTAGATTCTGGAGAAGGCGGGAAATGGGATGTAAAACCATGCTCACTTCTTACTTTGAAACAAAATTTAACAAAGTGGCAAAAAGCATTAGAACAAACAGGATGGAATAGCCTTTATTGGAATAACCATGACCAGCCTCGCGTTGTATCTCGTTTTGGTAATGATGGAGCTTATCATACTGAATCAGCAAAAATGTTAGCGACAGTACTTCATATGATGAAAGGGACACCATATATTTATCAAGGAGAAGAAATCGGAATGACCAATGTTCGATTTGAATCAATTGATGAATACCGAGATATTGAAACACTAAATATGTATAAAGAAAAAGTTATAGAGCGCGGCGAAGATATAGATAAAGTGATGCAGTCTATATATATAAAGGGCCGAGATAATGCTAGAACTCCGATGCAGTGGGATGATAGAGAACATGCTGGATTCACAACGGGTGAGCCTTGGATTGCGGTAAATCCTAACTACAAAGAGATTAATGTGAAACAGGCAATCCAAGATGAAGAATCAATTTTTTATTACTATAAAAAATTGATTGAATTACGTAAAAACAATGAAATAGTTGTGTATGGAACATATGATTTAATATTAGAAAATAACCCTTCTATTTTTGCTTATGTAAGAACATATGGAGAAGAAAAGCTTCTGGTGATTGCAAACTTTACTGCAGATGAATGTGTATTTGAATTGCCTGAGGACATTATTTATAGTGAAGCAGAGTTATTAATACACAATTATGATGTAGAAAATGTATTGATAGAAAACATTACATTACGACCGTATGAAGCAATGGTATTTAAATTGAAATAAGAAAAGCCTTATGCCACCCTGGCATAAGGCTTTTACTATTACCATTTTAAAATAGAGAATCCATACGGTGGAAGTGTAACTTGTAATACACTTGCTTCCGCTGAAAATTCTTCGTTTGTATAAATGTTAATTATTTTCTTCCTGGTAATATGAAGAGGGAGTGAAGTTGTAACTTCACTGTTAGTAGGATTTAAAACGAAAAAGATAGTTTCATCTTCATATGTTTTTGTATAAGAAATATAATTATGTTCATCATTTGCCTCAATGAATTGAAAAGTACCATTTCCTCCAAATGCTTTATGTTGTTTCCGTAATGAAATTAATGTTTGTATATGTGTAAATAAAAGAGTATCTTGTTCTTTTTCATCCCATATCATACATTTGCGGCAGTCAGGATCCATTCTACCATCCATACCGATTTCATCGCCGTAATAAATACAAGGAGAACCGATGAAAGAAAGGTGAAATACATAGAGTAACTTTAACTTATTTTTATCCCCGTTACATGTTGCTAAAATTCTAGGTGTGTCATGACTGTCTAATAAATGAAATGCCGCTTCATTTACATTCATAGAGTAGGAATGTAGAGAATCGGTAATTTGTTTCATAAATTCACTTGCATGAATGGATTCGTTAGCAAAGTAAGAAAGTAGAGCGTTTGTAACAGGATAGCTCATTACAGCATCAAATTGGTCACCTTGTAGCCATGGGAGTGCATCGTGCCAAATTTCACCTAAAATATATACTTCAGGATTTAATGCTTTTATTTCACTTCGGAATTCTCTCCAAAAACTGTGATCGACTTCATTTGCTACATCAAGGCGCCAACCGTCTATATTGAATTCTCTTACCCAATAACGCCCTACTTCAAGTAAATATTCTTTTACATCTGGGTGTGCTGTATTTAATTTAGGCATATACGGTGTAAATGCGAAAGTATCATAATTGGGAAGTGGCTCGGTTATAATTGGAAATTCATGAATATGGAACCAATCTTTATAGGCGGAATTTTCACCTTGTTCCAGCACGTCTTGAAATTTATCAAAGAAGTACCCGCTATGATTAAAAACAGCGTCGAGCATTACTTTTATACCATGTTTATGACACTCCTGAACGAGTTCTTTGAAAGTTTCTTTCGTCCCAAATTGTGGATCGATTTCCATGTAATCAATTGTGTCATATTTATGATTCGAATGAGCTTTGAAAATAGGAGTGAAATATATTCCGGAAATTCCAAGCTTCACAAGGTAATCAAGGTTTTGAATAATACCAGCAAAATCTCCGCCGAAAAAATTAGTTGGAGTTGGTTCGGTACTTCCCCAAGGGAGGGTGTTTGCTGGATTTAATGTGTTATCCCCGTTAGCGAATCGTTCCGGGAAAATTTGATACCATACTGTGTCTTTAATCCAGGATGGTGCCCTGAAAACGTCTTTTGCATGAACAAATGGAAAGCAGAAAAAGTTACCGACATCGTCATTTGGGATATTAGAAAAAAATCCTCGTTCTGTATAAATAAAAGTTTCTACGTCGTTTTTTAATTCGAATCCATAACGTAAGCGTTTAAATTTTGGTTTGATTGAAACGGACCAATAATCAAATAACTCAGTAGATCCAGTTTTTTTCATCGGTGTACTCGCTGTAATCCATTTCCCGTCCTGCCATTCGTACGGGTCACCGTAGATGAGAGCGGCGTTGTGAACATCATCTCTTTTTGTGTGTATTCGGATGTGAATTGTTTTTTCGTCGTAAGCGTATGCATAATTATCTTTTGGCCTATGATAGATCGCTTCTTTAAGCATATAGAAAATCCCCCTTTAATATCTCTATACATATAGTTCCCTTAAACGAAATAATAAAGATTATGTTGCAAACGATTGCCTTCCACATAACTTTAATATTGCTTATAAGAGTAGTATTCATTTTATGTAAAGTCAATGAATAAAGAGTATGATAAGATTATTTTGAAAATTAATATTTGCAAAATGAATAAAAGGATGTATAATGATAGACAAATAGCGCAAACGTTTTCATAGATTTAGATATTGTTTGCGCTTCTATTAAACAATCAAATGCAAGCGTTTTCAATTAAAGAGGTACATAGACAATTTAGGGAGGTTTTTGGGATGAAGAAAGCATTATCACTATTAACGATTTCAGCATTGTCAATTGGCATGTTATCTGCATGTGGACCGAAAGATTCAGGAAAAAAAGAGGAAAGTAAAGCGAAGAAAGACTATGATCTTCTCGTTTGGGAAGATGATAAAAAAGGTGTTGGTTTAGAACCAGCAGTGAAAAGCTTTGAGGAAAAATATAAAGTAAAAGTAAAAGTTGTTGAAATGCAAATGACAGATCAAGTGAAAAAGTTACGTCTTGATGGACCAGCGGGGACGGGACCAGATGTTGTAACATTGCCACACGATCAAATCGGAAATGCAGTAACAGAAGGCTTAATTTCTGAAGTAAAAGCAGATGATGCTGTGAAGAGTAAATTTACTGACTTATCAATAAAGGCACAAACATACAACGGGAAATTATATGGTTTACCAAAAGCAATTGAAACACCAATTTTTATTTACAATAAAAAATTAATGCAAAAAGCTCCAGAAACGATGGACGAGCTATTTAACTTCTCAAAAGACTTTACGAAGGATGGCAAGTACGGATTTTTAACATTAGGAGATAACTTCTACTTTGCTAACGCGTTTATGGCAGGTATGGGCGGATATGTATTTGGTGAGAAAGACGGAAAGCCAAATGCAAGTGATGTTGGATTAAATAATAGCGGAGCAGTACAAGGTGCTGAATATCTTCAAAAATGGTACAAAGAAAAGTTATTCCCGAAAGGTATTATCGGTGAATCTGGTGGACCTGCTGCTGACGGATTATTCAATGAAGGAAAAGCAGCATCTATTATGAATGGACCGTGGGCGTTCCAAGCGATGGAAAAGAACGGAATTGATTATGGTGTTGCTCCAATGCCGAAATTACCAAATGGTCAACCGATGAAAACATTTGTTGGGGTAAAAGGATGGCATGTAACAAGCTTCTCTAAACAAAATGATTTAGCTACAAAGTTCACTGAGTGGGTAACAAATGAAGAAAATGCAAAAATTCGATTTGAGAAGACAAAAGAGATTCCTCCAGTAAAATCAGTAATGGAAGATCCAATTATTAAAGATAATGAAGCTGCAAAAGCAGTTGCAACTCAATCAGAAAATGGAATTCCAATGCCGAATATTCCAGAAATGCAAGAAGTATGGAAACCAGCTGGAGACGCTCTTCAGTTAGTTGTTACAGAAAAAGAGGCACCAAAATCCGCGCTTGATAGTGCAGTGAAACAAATTAAAGGAAATATTGAGGCAAATCATAGTAAGAAAAAATAAGGTGAAATTCGTGCCTCTAATAGGAGAGGCACGAATTCTCTCCCTTCCAAGTAGGAAGAAAAAAGGGGGAAGGAACATGCAAACATCTATGGAACCAATGAAAGATATGAATGGTTCGAAACATAGGAAAATGGCGACCATGTTATCTATTATTCCAGGCATGGGCCAAATATATAATAAACAATTTGTAAAAGGTCTTATTTTTCTAGTATTAACAGGTTCATTTATTGTAGCATTTGCTGATTTGTTAAATATGGGATTATGGGGAATTGTAACGCTCGGTACAGAAGTTCCACGTGACCATTCTGTCTTTCTATTAGTAGAAGGGATTTTGGCACTTATCGTCATAGTGTTTGGACTCGGAATATATGGATTTAACTTATATGATGCATACCAAAATGGGAAGAAACGTGATATAGGAACACCATTAAACTCAGTAAAAGAGCAATACCGTAACTTATTAGATCAAGGTTTTCCATATTTAATGGTTTCACCAGGATTTCTATTACTAATCTTTGTAGTTGTATTTCCAATCATTTTTGTAATCTTAATTGGATTTACGAACTATGACTTATATCACTCTCCTCCAGCTAAATTAGTAGATTGGGTGGGCTTTAAAAACTTTATTGATATTTTCACATTACCAATGTGGAGAGAGACATTTTTAAGTGTATTTTCTTGGACTGTCATTTGGACATTTGTTGCAACAACATTACAAGTTGCACTTGGTATTTTCTTAGCGATTATCGTAAATCAGCCTGGTATTAAAGGTAAGGCAATTATTCGAACAATCTTCATTTTACCGTGGGCTGTTCCAGCATTCGTATCTATTCTTGTCTTCTCGGGTATGTTTAATGAAACATTTGGAGCAATTAATAATCAAGTATTAGCTTTATTCGGGATTGAAAAGATTGCTTGGATGACAGATCCGTTTTGGGCGAAGATTGCTTTAATTATGATCCAAACGTGGCTCGGTTTCCCATTCGTATTTGCAATGACAACAGGTATATTGCAATCGATTCCAGGAGAATTATATGAAGCGGCTACAGTAGATGGAGCAACTGCTTGGCAACAGTTCCGCAAAATTACATTGCCACTTGTTTTATACGCAACAGCACCAATTTTAATTACACAATATACGTTTAACTTTAATAACTTTAGTATCATTTATCTATTTAACGGCGGAGGTCCTGCTGTAGCGGGGCAAGATGCAGGTGGAACGGATATTTTAATTTCATGGATTTATAAGTTAACGATGACTTCAGCGCAGTACGGAAAAGCAGCAGCTCTTACAATGATTTTATCGTTAATCGTTATTACAGTTGCGTTATGGCAATTTAAGAGAACAAAATCATTCCAAGAAGAGGATATGATGTAAATGAATATTAAACGACAAAAGATGTTACGTCTTTCATTAAGTTATTTGGTTATCTTCATAATGTGTGCGATTATTTTCTATCCATTACTATGGATTATTGGTTCATCGTTTAATCCAGGAGATAGTTTGTCTGGTTCTAGCATTATTCCAAAAAATGCTACGTTAGATCATTATCGTAAGCTACTTGATCTTGATTCAAGTAATTACTTACTTTGGTATAAAAATACGTTAAAAGTTAGTGTTATGACGATGATTTTTTCGGTGTTAGCAATTAGCTTTACTGCTTATGCATTTTCGAGATATCGTTTTGTCGGAAGAAAAAATGGTTTATTAACATTTTTAATTCTACAAATGATTCCGAACTTTGCAGCGTTAATCGCACTATATGTATTAGCGCAGTTGACAGGATTAATTGATACACATCTTGCATTAATTTTAATTTATGTTGGTGGAGCAATTCCAATGAATACTTGGCTTATGAAAGGGTATTTTGATACGATTCCGAAAGAGTTGGATGAGTCAGCCCGCATGGATGGAGCAGGACACTTCCGTATTTTTTGGCAAATCATTATGCCGCTTGCAAAGCCAATCGTAGCGGTTGTAGCATTATTCACTTTCATCGGTCCATTTACAGATTTCATTTTAGCAAGTATTATTTTACGCACGCCGGAAAATTACACTTTAGCAGTTGGACTCTATGAAATGGTAGCGAAGAAATTTGGTAATGAATTTACGACGTTTGCGGCTGGTTCCGTATTAATTGCAATCCCGATTTCGATTTTATTCTTATCACTACAAAAATACTTTATTTCTGGTTTAACAGCTGGAGGTACGAAAGGATGAGAAATGGGACATTATGTCCCATTTTTCTTTTCATCTCTCTATAAAAAAATTATAGAGAGATGAAAAGAGATTTGACATCGCATATGAAAAGAAGTGAAGTAAATAGTATATTATAGTATAGGAAAAAAGAGCTATATCCCTTACAATACATGGAGAGGGAGAATATGATAAGTTTTGCAAGATAGAATAAATAAATGACAGTTTATGACTTCTCCTATGACTTGCAACGGGTGCAAGATAAAATATATGAAAATGGCAGAGAAGTGAAAGGAGGGGATTTTTATGACAGTTACAATTAAAGATGTGGCGAAGAAGGCGAACGTAGCACCATCAACTGTTTCTCGTGTAATTGCTGATAATCCAAGTATAAGTGAAAAGACAAAGCGCCGTGTTCGAAAAGTAATGAGTGAATTAGGGTATCATCCAAATTTAAATGCAAGAAACCTTGCGAACCAAACGACGAAGACACTTGGTCTTGTTATGCCGAGTTCTGCAAGTAAAGCTTTTCAAAATCCATTTTTCCCAGAAGTTATAAGAGGAATTAGTTCATTTGCACATGTGGAAGGGTATGCGCTTTATATGTCGACTGGTGAAACGGAAGATGAAATTTTTAATGGTGTTGTAAAAATGGTACAAGGGCGTCAAATCGGTGGTATTATTCTTTTATATTCAAGAGAGAACGATCGGATTATTCAATACTTGCATGACCAAAACTTCCCGTTTGTTTTAATTGGAAAACCATATGATCGAAAAGATGAAATTACATATGTAGATAATGACAATTATACAGCTGCAAGAGAAGTAGCGGAATATTTGATTTCATTAGGCCATAAACAAATCGCATTCATCGGCGGTGGATCAGATTTACTTGTAACGAGAGATCGTTTGGCGGGGATGAGTGATGCTTTGAAACTAGCAGATATTCTATTGCCGAAAGAGTATATTTTACACTTTGATTTTTCAAGAGAGAGTGGTCAACAGGCTGTTGAGGAATTAATGGGACTAAAGCAACCACCGACGGCAATTATGGCAACGGATGATTTAATTGGACTTGGCGTGTTAAGTGCGCTTTCTAAAAAAGGATTTGTTGTACCGAAAGATGTTTCGATTGTAAGCTTTAACAATGCTTTATTATCAGAAATTGCTAGTCCACCACTTTCGACAGTTGATGTGAATATTTATCAATTAGGGTATGAAGCGGCAAAAGCTTTAGTTGATAAGGTGGAGCATTCTGAATCTACTTCAAAATGCATTATTATTCCGCATAAATTATTGAAGCGTCAAACTTGTGATCATTATGCAACAAAAAGCTAAGAGTTTAACTCTTAGCTTTTTTCTTTAGAAAGGCTTCTAAACGGTCACAGCCTTCTTTTAAAGTTTCAATACTGTAAGCATAGGAAAGGCGAAGGTAGCCTTCACCGTATTCGGAAAATGCGGTTCCAGGAACAACGGCTAGCCCAGCCTCTTTTACAAGATCAAGTGCAAAATCAAATGATGAAGATGTTAAATGTCCAACATATGGGAATAAATAAAATGCACCTGTTGGCTTCTCAACCGTTAAACCCATTTGAATGAGTCTATTATATACGTAATCACAGCGTTTTTTGTATTGATAGCGCATCATCTTCGGGGCATCTTTAGCAGCTGTTAAAGCTTCGATTGCAGCATACTGAGCGATTGAAGTAGCGCATGTAACATTGTATTGATGAACTTTTAATATGTGTTTTGCTAAATATTCTGGAGCAAATAAAAGTCCGATACGCCAGCCGGTCATAGAATGTGATTTTGATAAGCCGTTAATGACAATCGTCTTATCACGCATTTCTGGGAAATGAGCGATAGATGTGTGTTTTTCTTCATATACAAGTTCACTATAAATTTCATCAGAAAGAACGAAAATATTTTTATCTTTTAAGACAGATACAATATCTTCTAATTCTTCTTTTGATAAGGTAACACCAGTTGGATTAGAAGGATACGGTAAAACGACGCATCTTGTTCGTTCTGTAATTGCATGTTGCAATGCTTCAGCTGTTAAACGAAATCCAGTTTCGCGAACATCTATAAAAATAGGAGTTGCACCACATAGCCGAATAATCGGCTCGTAACCAGGGTA
It encodes:
- a CDS encoding ABC transporter ATP-binding protein translates to MAELKLENIYKIYDNNVTAVTDFNLHIQDKEFIVFVGPSGCGKSTTLRMVAGLEDISKGEFSIDGKLMNDVPPKDRDIAMVFQNYALYPHMSVYDNMAFGLKLRKIPKDEIDRRVKHAAQILGLEQYLDRKPKALSGGQRQRVALGRAIVRDAKVFLMDEPLSNLDAKLRVAMRSEISKLHHRLGTTTIYVTHDQTEAMTMASRLVVMKDGKIQQIGTPKEVYETPENIFVGGFIGSPAMNFFHGKLTETDFVIDSSLKFKVSEGKMKLLREQGYVNKEIVLGIRPEDIHDELLFLEASQSTTFTTKIEVAELLGAESILYMKLGNQDFAARVDARHTFSPGDQIKLAFDMNKAHFFDSQTEQRIR
- a CDS encoding alpha-glycosidase codes for the protein MLKEAIYHRPKDNYAYAYDEKTIHIRIHTKRDDVHNAALIYGDPYEWQDGKWITASTPMKKTGSTELFDYWSVSIKPKFKRLRYGFELKNDVETFIYTERGFFSNIPNDDVGNFFCFPFVHAKDVFRAPSWIKDTVWYQIFPERFANGDNTLNPANTLPWGSTEPTPTNFFGGDFAGIIQNLDYLVKLGISGIYFTPIFKAHSNHKYDTIDYMEIDPQFGTKETFKELVQECHKHGIKVMLDAVFNHSGYFFDKFQDVLEQGENSAYKDWFHIHEFPIITEPLPNYDTFAFTPYMPKLNTAHPDVKEYLLEVGRYWVREFNIDGWRLDVANEVDHSFWREFRSEIKALNPEVYILGEIWHDALPWLQGDQFDAVMSYPVTNALLSYFANESIHASEFMKQITDSLHSYSMNVNEAAFHLLDSHDTPRILATCNGDKNKLKLLYVFHLSFIGSPCIYYGDEIGMDGRMDPDCRKCMIWDEKEQDTLLFTHIQTLISLRKQHKAFGGNGTFQFIEANDEHNYISYTKTYEDETIFFVLNPTNSEVTTSLPLHITRKKIINIYTNEEFSAEASVLQVTLPPYGFSILKW
- a CDS encoding SDR family NAD(P)-dependent oxidoreductase; amino-acid sequence: MTVRLIEGVMKMKLAGKVAIVTGGGIGIGRSTALLLAKQGAKVIVTDIDQESGQATAEEITDLGGEALFVSYDMGKQGDWQRVISFAMEAYSRIDMLFQNAGLYKIDSIFSRQQENDSNVLCINDVWIEIKQLTSSFMKQQEEVVLSDLPVFGIISTRGQSFHTIEALV
- the malL gene encoding oligo-1,6-glucosidase, whose translation is MGKQWWKESVVYQIYPRSFMDSNGDGIGDLRGILAKLDYLKELGIDVIWLSPVYESPNDDNGYDISDYCKIMNEFGTMEDWDELLHEMHKRNMKLMMDLVVNHTSDEHNWFIESCKSKDNKYRDYYIWRPGKEGKEPNNWGAAFSGSAWQYDEMTDEYYLHLFSKKQPDLNWDNEKVRQDVYDMMKFWLEKGIDGFRMDVINFISKEDGLPSVETDEEGYVSGHKHFMNGPNIHKYLHEMNEDVLSQYDIMTVGEMPGVTTEEAKLYTGEARKELQMVFQFEHMDLDSGEGGKWDVKPCSLLTLKQNLTKWQKALEQTGWNSLYWNNHDQPRVVSRFGNDGAYHTESAKMLATVLHMMKGTPYIYQGEEIGMTNVRFESIDEYRDIETLNMYKEKVIERGEDIDKVMQSIYIKGRDNARTPMQWDDREHAGFTTGEPWIAVNPNYKEINVKQAIQDEESIFYYYKKLIELRKNNEIVVYGTYDLILENNPSIFAYVRTYGEEKLLVIANFTADECVFELPEDIIYSEAELLIHNYDVENVLIENITLRPYEAMVFKLK
- the malD gene encoding maltosaccharide ABC transporter permease MalD, which produces MNIKRQKMLRLSLSYLVIFIMCAIIFYPLLWIIGSSFNPGDSLSGSSIIPKNATLDHYRKLLDLDSSNYLLWYKNTLKVSVMTMIFSVLAISFTAYAFSRYRFVGRKNGLLTFLILQMIPNFAALIALYVLAQLTGLIDTHLALILIYVGGAIPMNTWLMKGYFDTIPKELDESARMDGAGHFRIFWQIIMPLAKPIVAVVALFTFIGPFTDFILASIILRTPENYTLAVGLYEMVAKKFGNEFTTFAAGSVLIAIPISILFLSLQKYFISGLTAGGTKG
- the malC gene encoding maltosaccharide ABC transporter permease MalC: MQTSMEPMKDMNGSKHRKMATMLSIIPGMGQIYNKQFVKGLIFLVLTGSFIVAFADLLNMGLWGIVTLGTEVPRDHSVFLLVEGILALIVIVFGLGIYGFNLYDAYQNGKKRDIGTPLNSVKEQYRNLLDQGFPYLMVSPGFLLLIFVVVFPIIFVILIGFTNYDLYHSPPAKLVDWVGFKNFIDIFTLPMWRETFLSVFSWTVIWTFVATTLQVALGIFLAIIVNQPGIKGKAIIRTIFILPWAVPAFVSILVFSGMFNETFGAINNQVLALFGIEKIAWMTDPFWAKIALIMIQTWLGFPFVFAMTTGILQSIPGELYEAATVDGATAWQQFRKITLPLVLYATAPILITQYTFNFNNFSIIYLFNGGGPAVAGQDAGGTDILISWIYKLTMTSAQYGKAAALTMILSLIVITVALWQFKRTKSFQEEDMM
- a CDS encoding extracellular solute-binding protein; this encodes MKKALSLLTISALSIGMLSACGPKDSGKKEESKAKKDYDLLVWEDDKKGVGLEPAVKSFEEKYKVKVKVVEMQMTDQVKKLRLDGPAGTGPDVVTLPHDQIGNAVTEGLISEVKADDAVKSKFTDLSIKAQTYNGKLYGLPKAIETPIFIYNKKLMQKAPETMDELFNFSKDFTKDGKYGFLTLGDNFYFANAFMAGMGGYVFGEKDGKPNASDVGLNNSGAVQGAEYLQKWYKEKLFPKGIIGESGGPAADGLFNEGKAASIMNGPWAFQAMEKNGIDYGVAPMPKLPNGQPMKTFVGVKGWHVTSFSKQNDLATKFTEWVTNEENAKIRFEKTKEIPPVKSVMEDPIIKDNEAAKAVATQSENGIPMPNIPEMQEVWKPAGDALQLVVTEKEAPKSALDSAVKQIKGNIEANHSKKK
- a CDS encoding RDD family protein; the encoded protein is MKLKMHRPALVMNRIGASLIDMFLISVTYGAVVAIITGNYSAIFNRFNISLGDYRYDLTLVFVLMAINFILLPFLWNGSTLGKKVTRTKIISLTSEKLTLQTLIIRFLVLLLPSILLLGVPLICNVYMMLFRKDNCGFHDLIAKTKVMSLV